One genomic segment of Panicum virgatum strain AP13 chromosome 2N, P.virgatum_v5, whole genome shotgun sequence includes these proteins:
- the LOC120660337 gene encoding sugar transport protein 14-like, with product MAGGFGGGGAAPGRAELYEGRITSYFILACIVGSFGGSLFGYDLGVSSGVTSMDDFLKKFFPDVYHRKQAHLRETDYCKYDNQVLTLFTSSLYFAGLVSTFGASYVTKRRGRRASIMVGATSFFLGGAVNAAAVNIAMLIVGRVLLGVGIGFGNQAVPLYLSEIAPYRIRGAVNQLFQLTTCLGILVADIINYFTDRLHPWGWRLSLGLAMGPATAIFVGALFLPETPNSLVERGLFEEARRVLEKVRGTHKVDAEFEDLKEASEAARAVKGTFRNLLAARNRPQLIIGALGIPAFQQLSGMNSILFYSPVIFQSLGFGSSAALYSSIITGSMLVVGALISMVTVDRLGRRFLFIEAGVQMISSMVVVAVILALKFGHGEELSKGVSTVLVVAICLFVVAYGWSWGPLGWLVPSELFPLEMRSAGQSVVVCVNLFWTAAVAQCFLAALCHLRWGVFVLFASLIVVMSIFVILLLPETKQVPIEEVWMLFDRHWYWKRIVRKDPKYQGNLHQQQEMARA from the exons ATGGCAGGcgggttcggcggcggcggggcggccccCGGGAGGGCGGAGCTCTACGAGGGCAGGATCACCAGCTACTTCATCCTCGCCTGCATCGTCGGCTCCTTCGGCGGATCCCTCTTCGGCTATGATCTCGGAGTCTCCA GCGGCGTGACGTCCATGGACGACTTCCTGAAGAAGTTCTTCCCGGACGTGTACCACCGGAAGCAGGCGCACCTGCGCGAGACGGACTACTGCAAGTACGACAACCAGGTGCTGACGCTCTTCACCTCCTCGCTCTACTTCGCCGGCCTCGTCTCCACCTTCGGCGCCTCCTACGTCACCaagcgccgcggccggcgcgccaGCATCATGGTCGGCGCCACCAGCTTCTTCCTCGGCGGCGCCgtcaacgccgccgccgtcaacatCGCCATGCTCATCGTCGGCCGCGtgctcctcggcgtcggcaTCGGCTTCGGCAACCAGGCCGTCCCGCTCTACCTCTCCGAGATCGCGCCCTACCGCATCCGCGGCGCCGTCAACCAGCTCTTCCAGCTCACCACCTGCCTCGGCATCCTCGTCGCCGACATCATCAACTACTTCACCGACCGCCTGCACCCGTGGGGGTGGCGCCTCTCGCTGGGGCTCGCCATGggccccgccaccgccatcTTCGTCGGCGCGCTCTTCCTGCCGGAGACGCCCAACAGCCTCGTCGAgcgggggctgttcgaggaggcCCGCCGCGTGCTGGAGAAGGTGCGCGGCACGCACAAGGTGGACGCCGAGTTCGAGGACCTCAAGGAGGCCAGCGAGGCGGCGCGCGCCGTCAAGGGCACGTTCCGGAACCTGCTCGCCGCGCGCAACCGCCCGCAGCTCATCATCGGCGCGCTCGGCATCCCGGCGTTCCAGCAGTTGTCGGGCATGAACTCCATCCTCTTCTACTCGCCCGTCATCTTCCAGAGCCTCGGCTtcggctcctccgccgcgctctACTCCTCCATCATCACGGGCTCCATGCTCGTCGTCGGCGCGCTCATCTCCATGGTCACCGTCGACCGCCTCGGCCGCCGATTCCTCTTCATCGAGGCCGGCGTCCAGATGATCTCATCCATG GTGGTTGTGGCCGTGATCCTGGCGCTCAAGTTCGGGCACGGCGAGGAGCTGTCCAAGGGCGTGAGCACGGTGCTGGTGGTGGCCATCTGCCTCTTCGTCGTCGCCTACGGCTGGTCCTGGGGGCCGCTGGGGTGGCTTGTCCCCAGCGAGCTGTTCCCGCTGGAGATGCGGTCGGCGGGGCAGAGCGTGGTGGTGTGCGTGAACCTCTTCTGGACGGCGGCCGTGGCGCAGTGCTTCCTCGCCGCGCTGTGCCACCTCCGGTGGGGCGTGTTCGTGCTCTTCGCGTCGCTCATCGTCGTCATGTCCATCTTCGTTATCCTCCTGCTGCCGGAGACCAAGCAGGTGCCCATCGAGGAGGTCTGGATGCTGTTCGACAGGCACTGGTACTGGAAGCGCATCGTCCGCAAGGACCCCAAGTACCAGGGAAACCTCCACCAGCAGCAGGAGATGGCGCGAGCTTGA